In a genomic window of Cyclopterus lumpus isolate fCycLum1 chromosome 13, fCycLum1.pri, whole genome shotgun sequence:
- the dhrs13b.2 gene encoding tapasin-related protein has product MSLMLKILGYLCLCAGVPCVHLVSWLPCQFTDERVFVNSDGHTETQHLHREAVLQFGPTGAAPLSPRAVTFLITGSKLDLRRFLEGAEAEHLDCELRRFSTEGLHWPVQGGPGYNRWFSCTLRHARGLFTVTGFLRHPSDHPPMGQQDYHSWPAIGDGETLTTSVALIIKTQSPSVRAALGSQQKLHCQFAVDHRGPNVTVEWHRQHRGERTRLFSHAAHTGRSEGAGVSLRALAGGDASYSLPFAKITSEGTYICSVSVLPLFVSLDISLNIEEPPRVSLNVGPALSLQEGGEQKVSCDAEGYHPLDVEMVWYVEDPAVAGRRVGAPLPEVLQNVLLSSHKHNQDKTYSLTAFFYLQASPRDSGRRYTCSVSHQSLRVPVKKSFLLTVEEPRGWTGNLLLGLVAAALLVVLFKLLRHLNSGRKQVQKKPY; this is encoded by the exons atgaGTCTGATGCTGAAGATACTTGGCtacttgtgtctgtgtgcag GTGTGCCATGTGTCCACCTGGTGTCATGGCTGCCTTGTCAGTTCACGGACGAGCGCGTGTTTGTGAACTCCGACGGTCACACCGAGACTCAGCACCTCCACCGGGAGGCCGTGCTGCAGTTCGGTCCGACGGGAGCCGCTCCGCTCAGCCCCCGCGCCGTCACGTTCCTGATCACCG GGTCGAAGTTGGACCTGCGGCGGTTCCTGGAGGGAGCGGAGGCGGAGCATCTGGACTGCGAGCTGCGGCGGTTCAGCACCGAGGGCCTCCACTGGCCGGTCCAAGGGGGGCCGGGGTACAACCGCTGGTTCAGTTGCACCCTCAGACACGCCCGGGGCCTGTTCACGGTCACGGGCTTCCTCAGACACCCGTCTGACCACCCCCCCATGGGGCAGCAGGACTACCACAGCTGGCCCGCCATCGGGGACGGAGAGACTCTCACCACATCAG TTGCCTTGATCATTAAAACCCAATCTCCATCGGTGAGAGCCGCTCTGGGCTCCCAACAAAAGCTCCACTGCCAGTTTGCCGTCGACCACAGAGGACCCAACGTGACGGTGGAGTGGCACCGGCAACATCGCGGAGAGAGAACCAGACTCTTCAGTCACGCCGCCCACACGGGCCGGAGCGAGGGTGCCGGCGTCAGCCTGAGGGCCTTAGCGGGCGGCGACGCCTCCTACAGCCTCCCGTTCGCCAAGATAACGAGCGAAGGGACGTACATTTGTTCTGTGTCGGTGCTTCCGCTGTTCGTCAGTCTGGATATCAGTCTGAACATCGAAG AGCCTCCCCGCGTCTCCCTGAACGTGGGACCCGCCCTCTCGCTGCAGGAGGGCGGCGAGCAGAAGGTTTCCTGCGACGCGGAGGGCTACCACCCTCTGGACGTGGAGATGGTCTGGTACGTTGAGGACCCGGCGGTGGCGGGCAGAAGGGTGGGCGCTCCGCTCCCCGAGGTGCTCCAGAACGTCCTGCTGTCCAGCCACAAGCACAACCAAGACAAGACCTACTCGCTGACGGCCTTCTTCTACCTCCAGGCGTCTCCGCGGGACTCGGGGAGGCGGTACACGTGCAGCGTGTCCCACCAGTCCCTGAGGGTGCCCGTCAAGAAGAGCTTCCTCCTGACCGTTGAGG AGCCCCGCGGCTGGACGGGGAACCTCCTGCTGGGCCTCGTGGCCGCCGCGCTGCTGGTCGTCCTGTTTAAGCTGCTGCGCCACCTGAACTCAG GGAGAAAACAAGTGCAG AAGAAGCCCTACTGA